From Curtobacterium sp. MCBA15_012:
GAGCTCGACACGTGCGCCCGCGACGCCTCGGGCAGCAGGAACACCGTCTCGACGTCGGCCAGGTGCCGGTTCATGATCGCCATCGGCGTCTCGTACGCCACGTCGTCGCCCGACCGCACGCCCTTCACCAGCACGCCGGCCCCCACCTGTCGGCAGTAGTCGACGAGCAGGCCCGCGGTCCACTCCCCCACGCGGACCGAGTCGGGGATGCCCGTCTCGGCGAAGGAGTCGCGGATGAGCCGCACGCGGTCGGCCGCGTCGAACATCGCCGGCTGCTTGTCGGGGTTGTGGACCACGAGCACGTGCACCTCGTCGAAGAGTCGGGCGGCCCGACCGATGACGTCGAGGTGCCCGAGGGTCACGGGGTCGAAGGAACCGGGGACGACCGCGATCTGCGCCATGACCGCCACGCTACCGGCCGACGGGCTCAGTTCTTGCCGAGGAAGGCCGCGTCGGACTCGTCGAGGCGTCGGGCGAGCGCCTCGCGCAGGGCGGGGTGGTGCTCCAGTCGGGGGTCCGGCTCGAGGACGCGCTCGGCTTCCTCGCGCGCGTCGACGATGAGGTCGGCGTGCTCGACCACGCGCAGCAGGTTGAGCGACGACCGGCCGCCGGACTGCCGCTCGCCGAGCACGTCACCCTCGCGGCGGAGCTCGAGGTCGACCCGGGCGAGCTCGAACCCGTCGTCCGACGCGGCGACGGCGTCGACGCGTTCGCGGGCGGTCGTCTCGGCCTCGGCCGTGGTGACGAGCAGGCAGACGCCCGCGTACTGGCCGCGCCCGATGCGCCCGCGGAGCTGGTGGAGCTGGGAGACCCCGAACCGGTCGGCGTCGAGCACCGCCATCATCGACGCGTTCGGCACGTCGACACCGACCTCGATGACGGTCGTGGCGACGAGGACGTCGACGTCGCCCGCCGCGAAGGAGGTCATCACGCGGTCCTTCTCGTCGGCGGTCATCCGACCGTGCAGGACCTCGATCCGGCGGTCACGGAGCACGGGCATCGCCCGCATCCGCTCGGCGGTCGCGAGCACGGTCGCCGGCGCGCGCTTCGGGGTGTCGTCCTCGGGGTCGGGCTCGCCGTCGTCCTCGGTGTGGGCGTCGTCGATCGCGGGGCAGACCACGAACGCCTGCCGGCCCGCCGCGAGCTCCTCGGCCATCCGGGTCCAGATGCGCGACTCCCAGCCGGGGTGCTCGGCGAGGCCGACCGCGAAGGTCTCGACCCCGGCACGACCGGACGGCAGACCGGTGATCGTGGAGACGTCGAGGTCGCCGAACACCGTCATCGCCACCGTGCGCGGGATCGGCGTCGCGGTGAGCACGAGCACGTGCGGCGGCGTGGTGCCCTTCGTGCGGAGGGCCTCGCGTTGCTCGACGCCGAACCGGTGCTGCTCGTCGACGACCACGAGGCCCAGCTCGGCGAAGTCCACGCGGTCGCCGAGCAGCGCGTGCGTGCCGACGACGAAGCGCGAGCTGCCCGACGCCGCGGCGAGCAGTGCCCGGCGTCGCTCGTCGGTGGACTGCGAGCCGGTGAGGATGACCGGCCGGAGCTCCGCGGCGAGGTCCGGCCCGAGGAACTTCACGATCGACCGGAGGTGCTGGGCGGCGAGCACCTCGGTCGGGGCGATGAGCGCCGACTGGCCGCCCGACTCGGCCACGGTGAGCATCGCCCGGATCGCCACGAGGGTCTTGCCGGACCCGACCTCGCCCTGGACGAGCCGGTGCATCGGCCAGTCCCCCGCGAGGTCGTGGGCGATCTCGGCGCCGACCGCCCGCTGGTCGTGGGTCAGGGTGAACGGCAACGTCGCGTCGAACCGCTCGAGGATGCCGCCCGGCTCGGCGCGGCGCGGGGTGGCGGCGGTCGCCCGTGCCGCGATCCGCCGCTGGACGAGGGCGGTCTGCAGGACGAACGCCTCGCGGTAGCGCAGCGCGTCCTGCGCCCGCTTGAAGTCGGCGACCTTCTCGGGGCGGTGCAGCAGCTCGAGGGCGCGACGGAACGGGACGAGGTCGAGCCGGGTCCGCACCGACGCCGGGATCGGGTCGGGCACGTCGGGCAGGGTGTCGAGCACGACCGCGATCGCCTTGGCGATCTGCCACGAGGTCAGCGACGCCGTCGCGGGGTAGATCGGGATCGGCTGGCGGGACCACCTGATGGCTTCGTCGTCGAGCGGGTCGGCGTCGGCGCGCGGGTCGTCGCGGTCGAACAGCTCGTAGTCGGGGTGGGCGAGCTGCCGGGCACCGCGGTAGTCGCCGACCTTGCCGGCGAAGATGCCGCGGGCGCCGGGCACGAGGTCCTTCGTCCGCCACCCCTGGTTGAAGAACGTGAGCGTGAGGATGCCCGACCCGTCGCCGATCTTCGCTTCGAGGATGGAGCCGCGGCGGGCGCGCATGGTGCGTTCGCGGACGTCGATGACCTCGGCGACGATCGTCACGGACTCGCCGATCGCGAGCGAGTCCAGCGCCGTCAGCGCCCCGCGTTCGGCGTACCGGCGGGGCGCGTGCTCGAGGAACTCGCCCACCGTGCGGTACCCGAAGGCCTTCTCGATCGCGCTGGCCGTCCGACCGCCGAGCACGCCGCTGAGGCGTGCGTCGAGGGGCGCCGGACCGAGGTCGGGTGCGGCGGCCGGTGCGGGGGTCGCGGAGGTGGGCACGCGACCACGGTACCCGGCGCGTCCGACGCGCCACGTGCCTCCCGGCCGTCCTGTGGAGGAGCGCGGGACGCACGCCGGCCGACCGACCCGGCGGGCGTCGGAGCGGGGCCCGGCGGCGACGGGACGGCCGCTACGGTGGCTGCATGACCCGCATCATCGCCGGCGCC
This genomic window contains:
- the coaD gene encoding pantetheine-phosphate adenylyltransferase, with protein sequence MAQIAVVPGSFDPVTLGHLDVIGRAARLFDEVHVLVVHNPDKQPAMFDAADRVRLIRDSFAETGIPDSVRVGEWTAGLLVDYCRQVGAGVLVKGVRSGDDVAYETPMAIMNRHLADVETVFLLPEASRAHVSSSLIRQVSSLGGDVTPYVPTAVAEALAARTGS
- a CDS encoding ATP-dependent DNA helicase RecG, whose translation is MPTSATPAPAAAPDLGPAPLDARLSGVLGGRTASAIEKAFGYRTVGEFLEHAPRRYAERGALTALDSLAIGESVTIVAEVIDVRERTMRARRGSILEAKIGDGSGILTLTFFNQGWRTKDLVPGARGIFAGKVGDYRGARQLAHPDYELFDRDDPRADADPLDDEAIRWSRQPIPIYPATASLTSWQIAKAIAVVLDTLPDVPDPIPASVRTRLDLVPFRRALELLHRPEKVADFKRAQDALRYREAFVLQTALVQRRIAARATAATPRRAEPGGILERFDATLPFTLTHDQRAVGAEIAHDLAGDWPMHRLVQGEVGSGKTLVAIRAMLTVAESGGQSALIAPTEVLAAQHLRSIVKFLGPDLAAELRPVILTGSQSTDERRRALLAAASGSSRFVVGTHALLGDRVDFAELGLVVVDEQHRFGVEQREALRTKGTTPPHVLVLTATPIPRTVAMTVFGDLDVSTITGLPSGRAGVETFAVGLAEHPGWESRIWTRMAEELAAGRQAFVVCPAIDDAHTEDDGEPDPEDDTPKRAPATVLATAERMRAMPVLRDRRIEVLHGRMTADEKDRVMTSFAAGDVDVLVATTVIEVGVDVPNASMMAVLDADRFGVSQLHQLRGRIGRGQYAGVCLLVTTAEAETTARERVDAVAASDDGFELARVDLELRREGDVLGERQSGGRSSLNLLRVVEHADLIVDAREEAERVLEPDPRLEHHPALREALARRLDESDAAFLGKN